A genomic segment from Drosophila willistoni isolate 14030-0811.24 chromosome 2L unlocalized genomic scaffold, UCI_dwil_1.1 Seg72.1, whole genome shotgun sequence encodes:
- the LOC124460147 gene encoding uncharacterized protein LOC124460147: protein MQIFLLILYLFTISNNVSHGQFCVSCFNAKSVKCPNTFWSIMYNQGYIYIVSTVSDPIFNNTNLSKCVPSGYKIEALDVPACIWSPELGINIASPADRDRIEIINECEDCIEMSTCEINLASNHSIHRIWYISLLIALTSLLQF, encoded by the exons atgcaaatatttcttttaatcCTTTACTTATTCACCATTTCTAACAATG tTTCTCATGGCCAATTCTGCGTTTCCTGTTTCAATGCAAAGAGCGTCAAATGCCCCAATACATTTTGGTCAATAATGTATAATCAGggctacatatatatagtatcAACTGTTAGCGATCCAATATTTAATAATACTAATTTATCAAAATGCGTGCCCAGCGGTTATAAAATAG AAGCTCTTGACGTCCCCGCATGCATTTGGTCACCGGAACTTGGAATTAATATTGCCTCACCTGCAGATCGGGATCGAATTGAGATCATTAACGAGTGCGAGGATTGCATTGAAATGAGTACTTGTGAAATTAATTTGGCCTCAAACCATTCAATTCATCGAATTTGGTATATCAGTCTTCTAATTGCACTTACTAGTCTATTACAATTTTGA